One window of the Pelmatolapia mariae isolate MD_Pm_ZW linkage group LG15, Pm_UMD_F_2, whole genome shotgun sequence genome contains the following:
- the LOC134642739 gene encoding NLR family CARD domain-containing protein 3-like, with the protein MESDWSKGPHVDFKDGYHPADPRRSLQQRPHSPVSSSVSMQSEWSKGPHVDFKHEQRSDLGKILQQRPHSSVFSSVSMKSDRSKGPHVDFKHEQSPDDARKVRQQQQRSPVSSSVSMQSERSKGPHVDFKHEQKSDQGKIRQQQQHSPVSSSVSMQSERSKGPHVDFKHEQRPDDPGLHALIFLFQKLEKSIISFVKDELKKFQRILSPDDSVGLESEREDGEDVEERRSSRESFLKITLYFLRRMKEKELADHLQSRTHNTVCQYKLKSSLKTKFECVFEGIAKAGNPTLLNQIYTELYVTEGGTAEASDEHEVRQIETASRKPDRPEATIRQEDIFTVPPGRDEPIRTVLTKGVAGIGKTVLTQKFTLDWAEDKANQDIQFMFPFTFRELNVLKEKKFSLVELVHHFFTEIKEAGICSFEDFQVVFIFDGLDECRLPLDFHKTKIITDPRKSTSVDVLLTNLIRGKLLPFARLWITTRPAAANQILSQCVHRVTEVRGFTDPQKEEYFRKRFRDEEQANRIISHIKKSRSLHIMCHIPVFCWITSTVLEDVLKTREGGQLPKTLTEMYIHFLVVQAKMKKVKYDEGTETDQHWSPESRKMIECLGKLAFDQLQKGNLIFYESDLTECGIDIRAASVYSGVFTQIFKEERGLYQNKVFCFIHLSVQEFLAALHVHLTFSNSGVNMLEDQMASKKPKVFKNKSSLKLLHQIAVDKALQSPNGHLDLFLRFLLGLSLLNSQNLLRGLQKTVGSECNQKTAKYIKKKISDNEATEQNINLFHCLNELNDCSLVEEIQQFLSSGSLSTDKLSSAQWSALVFILLSSDEDLDIFDLKKYSASEEALLRLLPVVKASNRALLGGCHLSGGSWKDLSSILQFSSLKELDLSNNDLQDSGMLQLSVGLKSAHCKLQILRMAVCKLSWRSSEALSTVLCSESCSLRELDLSNNDLQDSGVRGLLAGLESPHCKLETLSLSGCLIRYDGCASLAAALRSNPSHLRKLDLSYNHPGDSGVGLLSTGLKNPLWRLDILKVENCGEQTLKPGLRKYACELTLDRNTAHRKLKLSENDRKVMLVGEKEQTYPNHPDRFDRREQLLCSNRLTGRCYWEVEWRGEVDIAVSYRGIKRKGNSEDCKFGMNDQSWCLRCSDGGFSVCHDNKIRSVHPSSVSNRVAVYVDYPAGTLSFYRVSSDKLIQIHTFETTFTEPLYAGFGFVFGLGVESLMLSIDSSVSLCSV; encoded by the exons ATGGAGAGCGATTGGTCCAAGGGTCCACATGTTGACTTCAAAGATGGATATCACCCTGCTGATCCAAG GAGGAGCCTGCAGCAGAGACCACACTCGCCTGTATCCAGCAGTGTGTCCATGCAGAGTGAGTGGTCCAAGGGTCCACATGTCGACTTTAAACATGAACAGAGGTCTGACCTCGG GAAGATCCTGCAGCAGAGACCACACTCTTCTGTATTCAGCAGTGTGTCCATGAAGAGCGATCGGTCCAAGGGTCCACATGTCGACTTTAAACATGAACAGAGCCCTGATGATGCAAG GAAGGTCAGACAACAGCAGCAGCGCTCTCCTGTATCTAGCAGTGTGTCCATGCAGAGCGAGCGGTCCAAGGGTCCACATGTTGACTTTAAACATGAACAGAAGTCTGACCAAGG GAAGATcagacaacagcagcagcactctCCTGTATCCAGCAGTGTGTCCATGCAGAGCGAGCGGTCCAAGGGTCCACATGTTGACTTTAAACATGAACAGAGGCCTGATGATCCGGG GCTACATGCATTAATATTTCTGTTCCAGAAACTCGAGAAGAGCATCATCAGTTTTGTGAAGGATGAGCTAAAAAAATTTCAGAGGATTCTGAGCCCAGATGACTCAGTGGGAttggagagtgagagagaggatGGTGAAGAtgtggaggagaggaggagcagcagagaaTCATTTCTGAAAATCACACTTTACTTCTTGAGAAGAATGAAAGAGAAGGAGCTGGCCGACCATCTCCAGAGCA gaACTCATAATACTGTGTGTCAATATAAGCTGAAGTCTAGCCTAAAGACGaagtttgagtgtgtgtttgaggggatcgctaaagcaggaaacccaacccttctgaatcagatctacacagagctctacgtcacagagggagggactgcagaggccagtgatgaacatgaggtcagacagattgaaacagcatccaggaaaccagacagaccagaagcAACAATCCGACAAGAAGATATCTTTACAGTcccacctggaagagatgaaccaatcagaacagtgctgacaaagggagtggctggcattgggaaaacagtcctaacacagaagttcactctggactgggctgaagacaaagccaaccaggacatccagttcatgtttccattcactttcagagagctgaatgtgctgaaagagaaaaagttcagcttggtggaacttgttcatcacttctttactgaaatcaaagaagcaggaatctgcagctttgaagacttccaggttgtgttcatctttgatggtctggatgagtgtcgacttcctctggacttccacaaaactaaaaTCATCACTGACCCTAGAAaatccacctcagtggatgtgctacTGACAAATCTCATCAGGGGAAAGCTGCTTCCTTttgctcgcctctggataaccacaagacctgcagcagccaatcagattctTTCCCAGTGTGTTCACAGGGTGACAGAGGtaagagggttcactgacccacagaaggaggagtacttcagaaagagattcagagatgaggagcaggccaacAGGAttatctcccacatcaagaaatcacgaagcctccacatcatgtgccacatcccagtcttctgctggatcacttcTACAGTTCTGGAAGATGtgctgaaaaccagagaggggggacagctgcccaagaccctgactgagatgtacattcACTTCCTGGTAGTTCAGGCCAAaatgaagaaggtcaagtatgacgAGGGAACTGAAACAGATCagcactggagtccagagagcaggaagatgatcgagtgtctgggaaaactggcttttgatcagctgcagaaaggaaatctgatcttctatgaatcagacctgacagagtgtggcattgACATCAgggcagcctcagtgtactcaggagtgttcacacagatctttaaagaggagagaggactgtaccagaacaaggtgttctgctttatccatctgagtgttcaggagtttctggctgctcttcatgtccatcttaCATTCAGCAACTCTGGGGTCAACATGCTGGAAGATCAAATGGCTTCTAAGAAGCCTAAggtctttaaaaacaaatctagTCTAAAACTCCTTCATCAGATTGCTGtggacaaggccttacagagtccaaatggacacctggacttgttcctccgcttcctccttggGCTATCACTGCTGAACAGTCAGAATCTCTTAAGAGGACTCCAGAAAACAGTAGGTTCAGAGTGCAATCAGAAAACAGCCAAGTATATAAAGAAAAAGATCAGCGATAATGAGGCTACTGAGCAaaacatcaatctgttccactgtctgaatgaactgaatgattgttctctagtggaggagattcAACAGTTCCTGAGTTCAGGAAGTCTCTCTACAGATAAATTGTCttctgctcagtggtcagctctggtcttcatcttactgtcatcagatgAAGATCTGGACAtatttgacttgaagaaatactctgcttcagaagAGGCTCTTCTAAGGCTACtcccagtggtcaaagcctccaacagaGCTCT GCTAGGTGGTTGTCACCTGTCAGGGGGAAGCTGGAAAGATCTTTCCTCAATTCTCCAATTTTCTAGTCtgaaagagctggacctgagtaacaatgacCTGCAAGATTCAGGAATGCTGCAGCTATCTGTGGGACTGAAGAGTGCACACTGTAAACTGCAAATTCTCAG GATGGCTGTGTGCAAACTGTCGTGGAGAAGCAGTGAAGCCCTGTCCACAGTTCTCTGCTCTGAGTCCTGTAGCCTGAGAGAGCTGGATCTGAGTAACAATGACTTGCAGGATTCTGGCGTAAGAGGGTTGTTAGCTGGACTGGAGAGCCCACACTGTAAACTTGAAACTCTTAG CCTCTCAGGTTGTCTAATCAGATATGACGGCTGTGCTTCTCTGGCTGCAGCTCTGAGATCTAACCCCTCCCATCTTAGAAAGCTAGACCtaagctacaatcatccaggagatTCAGGGGTGGGACTGCTGTCCACTGGATTGAAAAATCCACTCTGGAGACTGGACATTCTGAA GGTGGAAAACTGTGGAGAGCAAACGTTAAAACCCGGTCTGAGAAAAT ATGCCTGTGAACTTACACTGGACAGaaacacagcacacagaaaGCTGAAACTTTCTGAAAACGACAGAAAAGTAATGCTGGTAGGAGAGAAGGAGCAGACTTATCCCAATCACCCAGACAGATTTGACCGTAGGGAGCAGCTGTTGTGCAGTAATCgcctgactggtcgctgttactgggaggtggagtggagaggaGAAGTTGACATAGCCGTAAGTTACAGAGGAATAAAACGGAAAGGAAACAGTGAAGACTGCAAGTTTGGAATGAATGATCAGTCGTGGTGTCTGCGATGCTCTGATGGTGGCTTCTCCGTCTGCCATGATAACAAAATCAGATCAGTCCATCCCTCTTCggtctctaacagagtagcagtgtatgtggattatcctgctggcactctgtccttctacagagtctcctctgacaaaCTGATCCAAATCCACACCTTCGAAaccacattcactgaacctcTGTATGCTGGGTTTGGTTTTGTGTTTGGGTTGGGCGTCGAGTCTTTGATGCTGTCAATTGactcctctgtgtctctgtgttcagTATAG